Genomic segment of Yoonia sp. R2331:
GGTGCTGCGGCGCAAAAGACGCTGCCGTGGCAGATGTTCACTGGATTGCGCGAGCAGATCAGTCCGACGATTCTGGCGGTGGCGACGGTGCTGGTGGTGATCTCGATCATTCTGCTGACGGTGGTTGAACTGCTCCGGCGGCGGTCAGAGCGGTTGCGGGGCATGTCCCCGACTTAGGGTCAGGACCCTAGGGCAGGACCGAAAGCCAGCCCCAGGCGGTCAGCACCGACAGACCGGTCGCGATCAGGACCGATGACGCCGCGACCCGTTTCGCACGGTCATACATATTGGCAAAGACATAGGCGTTCACGCCGGGGGCCATGGCCGCTGTGATCACGAGCGAGCGCTGCGCCTCGACTGGCAGCCCAAAGCCCGCGCCAAGGGTGAACGACAGCGCCGGTTGCACCAGCAGCGTGATGGCGCAGACGTAAAGGATGACACGCATGTCGCCTTCGGGACGGTAGCGGACCAGCACGCCGCCAAGGCCAAAGAGTGCGGCCGGGAGTGCCGCGCGGATCATCATGTCAATCGCGTCGGTCAGGACGACCGGCAACGGGAGCCCTGTGAGATTGACGGCAAAGCCAAGGCTGATGCCGATGATCAGGTTGTTGCCGAACATGGCCTTTGCGACCTTGGGCAGGGTCTGGCGCAGCTTGCCGCCGCGATTGCGGATAAACTCCATCAAGGTAATGCCAAGGCCGTAGCAAAAGGGTGCGTTGATCGCGACGAGCGCGTAGTTTCCCGCCAGTGCGTCGGTGCCATAGGCGCGCTGGGTGATCGGGATACCCAGCAGGACGGAGTTGGCAAAAAGGCAGCAAAAGCCGATGACCACGGCGTCTTCCCAGTCGCGACGGAACAGCGCGCGCGCGCCCAGCAACCCCAGCAAGAAGCACAAGGCTGCGACGCCGTAGTAGCTGAACAGCAAAGCCGGATTGAAGTTCTGGCCCAGATCAAGGGTCGAGATGGCGCGGAACAAAAGGCAGGGGATCGCGAAGCCTTGGGTGAAGCGCATCAGCTGGTCCGCGCCTTCGGGTGCAAACACACCGCGCCAAACGGCGAGGTAGCCAAAGCCGATCACCAGAAAGACCGGCAGGATGACATCAAGCAGCGCTGTCATGGGCAGGCCAGATTTTTGCAAAAAATCTGGGTCAGAAAATGTGCCATTTTCTGGTGCCTCCGGCGGGGATTATTGTGGCCAGAAGAAGCAGGGGTGAGGTGCGTCATGGCGCGGGTCGGGTCAAAGTCATACCGTCGTAGGCGGGGGTGATATGATCCGGTGTTTCGGCGCTGAGCGTCGCGTAGTCGAGGTCGATATGCATATTGGTAATCACCGCCTGCGCCGGTTTGGCGCGTGCGACCCAGTCCAGTGTTTGCGCAAGGTGGCTGTGGCTGGGGTGGGGATCACGGCGAAGCGCGTCGACAATCCAGATTGC
This window contains:
- a CDS encoding AEC family transporter, which translates into the protein MTALLDVILPVFLVIGFGYLAVWRGVFAPEGADQLMRFTQGFAIPCLLFRAISTLDLGQNFNPALLFSYYGVAALCFLLGLLGARALFRRDWEDAVVIGFCCLFANSVLLGIPITQRAYGTDALAGNYALVAINAPFCYGLGITLMEFIRNRGGKLRQTLPKVAKAMFGNNLIIGISLGFAVNLTGLPLPVVLTDAIDMMIRAALPAALFGLGGVLVRYRPEGDMRVILYVCAITLLVQPALSFTLGAGFGLPVEAQRSLVITAAMAPGVNAYVFANMYDRAKRVAASSVLIATGLSVLTAWGWLSVLP